The nucleotide sequence CCTACGCCAGCATCAGCCTGCCCGCTGGCTACTGCGGAAGCAACGGAAAAGTGGCTCGTTACTTCTGTTTCATAGCCTTCGATTGACCTGGCAGAGAGGCCGTTTATTCGCAGCTGTTCATCGAGCAGCACTCTTGCCCCGGCTCCTTTTTCCCGATTGACAATCTTAACAGGCAGATGGGCCAGATCACTCCATGTGTTAATAGTTTTCGGGTTTCCTGGCTGTACATAAATCCCAGCCGTTCTGCAAACCAAATTAATAAGAATAAACGGCTGGCTGACTAATATGCGCTTTACATATGGGAGATTGTACTCGCCTGTGTCGCCATCATACAAATGCACACTTACGACATCACATTCTCCTTTATACATAGACATGAGGCTGTTTAAGCTGCCATTATACAGTCTTAAAGGCGTCAAAGAAGCATGAGATTCAATATATTTGCTCAGCATGTCCAGTACGATGTCCT is from Bacillus sp. PK3_68 and encodes:
- a CDS encoding helix-turn-helix transcriptional regulator translates to MNSDSSYTIEEVAKLLKVSKLTVYDLIKKEELPAYRVGRQMRVEEQDLEEYKLKTRTGTAREERETSAERQEARPARSQIVISGQDIVLDMLSKYIESHASLTPLRLYNGSLNSLMSMYKGECDVVSVHLYDGDTGEYNLPYVKRILVSQPFILINLVCRTAGIYVQPGNPKTINTWSDLAHLPVKIVNREKGAGARVLLDEQLRINGLSARSIEGYETEVTSHFSVASAVASGQADAGVGIESAAKMVNVDFIPLITEQYDVVILKTKENAELIKVIKAAVSSPEYRSQLEQLNGYDTRLTGKVIFES